In Synechococcus sp. KORDI-52, one genomic interval encodes:
- a CDS encoding ABC transporter substrate-binding protein produces MFGFLRVLPCLAITFGLSACSLIRSQPLKISHSEWPGYEYLNLAVSKGFVSNAEVIPLVDQSEVVRSYLRGELDVVQLTTVDILDVCSKLPEQCPVVVLVLNESVGGDQIMSFHINNVDDLAGTRVAVASNSFGPFVLHKALMSVGLTIDDLSINPMVLSDMPEALATGVVDAAVLYPPNSEKVRSYGAQTIFDSSQIPGQILDVLAVSPSVVTSRPDDVSSVVASWFLAHRYASEQEVASSSFIASSLNLSIEQLRQTLKGIAFKANVNEQKMLMASNGPIVRNIESVKQVMEHLNLIRQDTPSPVVSDRYLP; encoded by the coding sequence GTGTTTGGATTTCTAAGGGTATTACCTTGTTTGGCGATTACTTTTGGCCTTTCTGCATGCAGTTTAATCCGTAGTCAACCATTAAAAATCTCCCATTCGGAGTGGCCTGGTTACGAATATCTCAACCTTGCTGTGTCGAAGGGATTTGTTTCGAACGCAGAGGTTATCCCGCTGGTCGATCAGTCAGAGGTGGTGAGGTCCTATTTGCGGGGAGAACTTGACGTTGTTCAGCTGACCACTGTTGATATTTTAGATGTTTGTTCGAAACTACCTGAACAATGTCCCGTTGTTGTGTTGGTCTTGAATGAATCAGTTGGTGGTGATCAGATTATGTCCTTTCATATCAATAACGTTGATGATCTTGCTGGCACAAGAGTCGCTGTCGCTAGCAACTCTTTCGGCCCGTTTGTTTTGCACAAGGCACTGATGTCGGTTGGTCTGACAATTGACGATTTGAGTATCAACCCCATGGTTCTTTCAGATATGCCAGAAGCTCTAGCGACAGGCGTGGTCGATGCTGCTGTTTTGTATCCCCCCAATAGTGAAAAGGTGAGATCCTATGGTGCACAAACTATTTTCGACAGCTCTCAGATCCCTGGCCAGATTCTTGATGTTCTTGCCGTCTCGCCATCTGTTGTTACATCACGACCAGATGATGTTTCCTCAGTGGTTGCTAGTTGGTTTCTGGCTCACCGCTATGCATCCGAGCAAGAGGTGGCATCCAGTTCTTTTATCGCATCAAGCTTGAATTTGTCCATTGAGCAACTTAGGCAAACATTGAAGGGTATTGCCTTTAAGGCCAACGTCAATGAGCAAAAGATGTTGATGGCTTCTAATGGACCAATCGTACGAAATATTGAGTCCGTCAAGCAAGTCATGGAGCATCTGAATTTAATTCGACAGGACACTCCATCTCCTGTGGTTTCAGATCGTTACTTGCCATGA
- a CDS encoding bifunctional diguanylate cyclase/phosphodiesterase has product MAQLLDLTVNQLLDGILIVNDETREVIYFNEKFTSMWSIPGNIAHQGDDYALLNHVVEQVVDPTEFLKTIESLHGCDQPWNDEIRFKDGRVFARNSIVFPGPHSARSRVWIFTDITSQKDIHVDSLTGCLNRKAWDLIEANDRVLGCCRHKYCVAVVDLNDFKSINDDFGHEAGDRVLKRLGLTLHRLIRNNQDKVYRTGGDEFCLLFKSKEDISSSIHNRLSNELIAAGINAAVGVCMSSEQDGILEGFRKADAIMLSAKKSQKSRINDFIHPSQLASLRKTKTDDEIEILANLSVAIKKNELSLVYQPIFDQFGEVKWFEVLCRWVHDGQQVSPELFIPLSESSGMIHRIWDWVLEEAVKTVQLLKKEFKDISLALNFSAIQVEYYKNTGFSYAKQIKECCEKYKTSPKNIKIELTETSLLTDLCKAKELFDDLTRIGVDLCIDDFGTGFSSLSILQALPIKCIKIDGSFIVGLPTKLSNAAIAKGTISMANELGLEVCAECVETKEQMEFLIAHGCHLFQGYYKSKPISALEISGTILNNVQV; this is encoded by the coding sequence TTGGCTCAGCTGCTTGACCTAACCGTTAATCAATTACTTGACGGTATTTTAATCGTTAACGATGAAACGAGAGAAGTTATCTACTTTAATGAAAAGTTTACGAGTATGTGGAGCATCCCTGGAAATATCGCTCATCAGGGCGACGATTATGCTCTTTTGAATCATGTTGTAGAGCAAGTCGTTGATCCTACAGAGTTTTTGAAAACGATTGAATCACTTCATGGATGCGATCAGCCCTGGAATGATGAAATAAGATTTAAAGATGGCCGTGTCTTTGCAAGAAATAGCATTGTTTTCCCAGGCCCGCATTCTGCTAGATCACGTGTTTGGATTTTTACAGACATCACCAGCCAGAAGGATATTCATGTCGATAGTCTTACTGGATGCTTGAATCGAAAGGCTTGGGATTTGATTGAAGCAAATGATAGAGTTCTGGGGTGTTGCCGGCATAAATATTGTGTTGCGGTTGTAGATCTTAATGACTTTAAAAGTATTAATGATGATTTTGGCCATGAAGCTGGAGATCGAGTTCTTAAAAGGCTTGGCCTTACTCTTCACCGCTTGATTAGAAACAATCAAGATAAAGTCTACAGAACAGGGGGTGATGAATTTTGTCTTTTGTTTAAATCTAAAGAAGATATCTCAAGTTCTATTCATAATCGACTTAGCAATGAACTGATTGCGGCAGGAATTAATGCAGCAGTTGGTGTCTGCATGTCATCAGAGCAAGACGGAATTTTGGAGGGATTCAGGAAGGCTGATGCAATCATGTTGTCTGCCAAAAAGTCTCAAAAATCACGAATTAATGACTTTATTCATCCCTCGCAGCTGGCTTCGCTAAGAAAAACAAAAACTGATGACGAGATAGAAATTCTAGCAAATCTTTCTGTTGCTATTAAAAAGAACGAGCTCAGTCTTGTCTATCAACCAATTTTCGATCAATTCGGTGAAGTAAAATGGTTTGAGGTCTTGTGTCGATGGGTTCACGATGGGCAACAGGTGTCTCCTGAGTTGTTTATTCCCTTATCTGAATCCTCAGGAATGATCCACCGTATTTGGGACTGGGTTCTTGAGGAGGCAGTCAAAACTGTTCAATTATTGAAAAAAGAATTCAAGGATATATCTTTGGCTTTAAATTTTTCGGCTATACAAGTTGAATACTATAAAAACACTGGATTTTCCTATGCCAAGCAAATCAAAGAGTGCTGTGAAAAATATAAAACTTCCCCGAAAAATATAAAAATTGAGCTTACTGAAACCTCTTTGTTGACTGACTTGTGTAAAGCGAAAGAATTGTTTGACGACCTCACTCGTATCGGTGTAGACCTATGCATTGATGACTTTGGAACAGGATTCTCTTCCTTGTCAATCCTGCAGGCTTTGCCCATCAAATGCATCAAAATAGATGGCAGTTTTATCGTTGGATTGCCAACTAAACTATCAAATGCAGCCATTGCAAAAGGCACCATATCGATGGCCAACGAGCTTGGTCTGGAGGTCTGTGCCGAATGTGTTGAGACAAAAGAGCAGATGGAATTCTTGATTGCCCATGGCTGTCATCTTTTTCAAGGTTATTATAAGTCTAAGCCTATATCTGCTCTAGAGATCTCTGGCACCATTTTGAACAATGTGCAAGTTTGA
- a CDS encoding FAD-dependent oxidoreductase — translation MLELSKAAIGNSSHVVVIGAGWAGWGAAKALCEAGVRVTLVDGMSDPTGGTPMRTASGKPFEAGTRGFWRDYPNISALTDELGLTDVFTDFTTSAFWSPAGLEATAPVFGDGLQLPSPLGQAMATIKNFKRLPVADRLSIAGLLVAMLDLNRNEETFRRYDAIDALTLFRQLGISERMIDEFLRPILLVGLFKPPEALSAAVTMELLYYYALAHQDSFDVRWIRSGSITERLIAPLAERLLDSGLLTVLGGTLATRLNLDHPGEAIQSIEFRCRATGRFSVVEDVDCVVLAVGAKGMNALMAQSPRSAEVLPELVAAGRLGAIDVVSVRLWLDRTIAVADPANVLSRFEALRGAGATFFMLDQLQNADQDSLWGGSEPQGSVVASDFYNATTIAALRDQEIVDTLLHDLLPQAVPGFRQAQVLEFEVRRYPGSVSLFSPGSFNQRPPLQTSLPSVVCAGDWVRMGEREHGAKGLCQERAYVSGLEAANALLRNGVVKGPDASSCQEHPVRPIRPEEPQVVWGRALNKLVMDPLEALGMRWPWLA, via the coding sequence ATGCTTGAGCTTTCCAAGGCCGCTATCGGTAATTCCTCTCATGTGGTTGTGATCGGTGCTGGCTGGGCGGGGTGGGGTGCTGCAAAAGCTCTCTGTGAAGCCGGCGTTCGCGTCACCCTGGTCGATGGGATGTCGGATCCCACGGGGGGAACGCCGATGCGCACCGCCAGCGGTAAACCCTTCGAAGCCGGCACCCGGGGCTTTTGGAGGGATTACCCGAACATCAGTGCGCTGACGGATGAGCTTGGGCTCACCGATGTGTTCACTGACTTCACCACCAGTGCCTTCTGGTCTCCCGCCGGTCTGGAGGCCACTGCCCCGGTGTTCGGTGATGGGCTGCAGTTGCCCAGCCCCCTGGGGCAGGCCATGGCGACGATCAAGAACTTCAAGCGCCTGCCTGTTGCCGATCGCCTGAGCATTGCCGGCCTTTTGGTGGCGATGCTTGATCTGAACCGCAACGAGGAGACCTTCCGGCGCTACGACGCCATCGATGCATTGACCCTGTTCCGCCAACTCGGAATCTCTGAGCGGATGATCGACGAGTTTTTGCGTCCGATTCTTTTGGTGGGTCTGTTCAAGCCACCGGAGGCATTATCGGCAGCCGTCACCATGGAGCTGCTCTATTACTACGCCCTGGCGCATCAAGACTCCTTTGACGTGCGCTGGATTCGTTCCGGCAGCATCACCGAGCGGCTGATCGCTCCCCTGGCGGAACGCCTGCTCGACTCTGGTCTGCTCACTGTTCTGGGAGGCACGTTGGCCACGCGCCTGAACCTTGATCACCCAGGCGAAGCGATTCAGTCGATAGAGTTTCGTTGCAGAGCAACGGGCCGATTCAGCGTTGTTGAGGACGTTGATTGCGTCGTGCTGGCGGTGGGTGCCAAGGGCATGAATGCCCTGATGGCGCAGTCTCCGCGCTCCGCCGAAGTGCTGCCGGAGCTGGTGGCCGCTGGCCGTTTGGGAGCGATCGATGTGGTGTCGGTGCGGCTGTGGTTAGATCGAACCATCGCGGTCGCCGACCCCGCAAATGTGCTTTCGCGCTTTGAGGCCTTGCGGGGTGCGGGCGCTACTTTTTTCATGCTTGACCAGCTGCAGAACGCAGATCAAGACTCACTCTGGGGTGGCAGCGAGCCCCAGGGTTCCGTGGTGGCCAGCGACTTCTACAACGCCACGACGATTGCTGCGCTGCGTGATCAGGAGATCGTCGACACCCTGCTGCATGACCTGTTGCCTCAGGCGGTGCCAGGCTTTCGGCAGGCGCAGGTGCTTGAGTTTGAGGTCCGGCGGTACCCGGGCTCGGTGTCGTTGTTCTCCCCTGGCAGTTTCAATCAACGCCCGCCTCTGCAAACATCACTTCCGTCTGTGGTCTGCGCCGGAGATTGGGTGCGGATGGGCGAACGCGAGCACGGTGCCAAGGGACTGTGCCAGGAACGGGCTTACGTCTCTGGCCTTGAGGCGGCTAATGCCTTGTTGCGCAATGGGGTGGTGAAGGGGCCAGATGCATCGAGCTGCCAAGAACATCCGGTGCGTCCGATCCGTCCGGAAGAACCCCAGGTGGTGTGGGGCCGGGCCCTCAACAAGCTCGTGATGGATCCCCTGGAGGCTTTGGGAATGCGTTGGCCTTGGTTGGCCTGA
- a CDS encoding DUF4278 domain-containing protein, protein MTLTYRGQKYNQNNAAASNVQRPVLVYRGQKVAS, encoded by the coding sequence ATGACCCTGACCTATCGCGGCCAGAAGTACAACCAGAACAACGCTGCTGCGTCCAACGTCCAGCGTCCTGTTCTTGTTTATCGCGGTCAGAAAGTCGCCAGCTGA
- a CDS encoding J domain-containing protein has translation MGFDPRHWSGGRSEQRVTSNVEALLAENDVLRREVSRLSRELERLQRQQRQRSRQDPSSQRPWGEPSAQPPPRISRQQVQAWGQSLAQQSGWSALRQRGLELLIDQLNRSSFPARLTLEQRLDRLVPGLGTDVLAAVGAKPNKQTTAVLAAFALFGVRAIEWLDEDPRRVVEQLRQRQDRSSSSRQGRRTRSDQRRTDRVGSVHPRDSRMAALRVLGLDANASLVEIKQAHRKLVKQHHPDLGGSAEAFRRVNEAYQALVQ, from the coding sequence TTGGGATTTGACCCGCGCCATTGGTCAGGCGGCCGTTCAGAACAACGGGTCACGAGCAACGTTGAGGCGTTGCTGGCCGAGAACGATGTTCTGCGTCGCGAGGTGTCGCGGCTCAGCCGTGAGTTGGAGCGACTTCAACGTCAGCAACGCCAACGCTCTCGTCAGGACCCCAGCTCGCAGCGCCCTTGGGGCGAACCATCGGCCCAGCCACCACCACGCATCAGCCGCCAACAGGTGCAGGCATGGGGGCAGTCCCTCGCTCAGCAGTCGGGATGGTCAGCTCTGCGTCAGCGCGGGTTGGAGCTGTTGATTGATCAGCTCAACCGCAGCAGTTTTCCTGCCCGCTTGACCCTTGAACAGAGACTGGACCGGCTGGTTCCGGGTTTGGGAACTGATGTTCTGGCTGCAGTGGGAGCCAAGCCCAACAAACAAACAACGGCAGTTCTGGCGGCGTTTGCCTTGTTTGGTGTTCGCGCCATTGAATGGCTGGATGAAGATCCACGGCGGGTGGTGGAGCAGCTGCGTCAGCGCCAAGACCGTTCAAGCTCCAGCCGGCAGGGTCGCCGCACCCGAAGTGATCAACGGCGAACGGATCGTGTGGGTTCGGTTCACCCCCGTGATTCACGCATGGCCGCTTTAAGGGTCCTGGGTCTGGATGCCAACGCGTCTCTGGTGGAGATCAAGCAGGCGCATCGAAAACTGGTGAAGCAGCACCATCCCGATCTCGGTGGTTCGGCTGAAGCGTTTCGACGCGTCAATGAGGCTTATCAGGCGTTGGTTCAATAA
- a CDS encoding SDR family oxidoreductase encodes MATFLVTGANRGIGLEYCRQLEARGEDVIAVCRQGSDELERLRVRVEAGLELTDSHAINDLLQRLDGLPLDGVILNAGILQSMGLADLDPAGIRRQFEVNALAPLLLARALVDQMPRGAKLVLMTSRMGSIDDNSSGGSYGYRMSKVALNMAGKSLAIDLEPRGIAVAILHPGLVRTRMIRFNPSGISPEQAVTGLLARIDGLTMATSGSFWHANGALLPW; translated from the coding sequence ATGGCGACGTTTCTGGTCACCGGCGCGAACCGTGGGATCGGCTTGGAATACTGTCGCCAGCTCGAGGCCCGAGGGGAGGACGTCATAGCCGTCTGCCGTCAAGGCAGTGATGAACTGGAACGCCTGAGAGTGCGGGTTGAAGCCGGCCTTGAACTGACCGACAGCCACGCCATCAACGACCTGCTTCAGCGTCTGGATGGTTTGCCTCTGGATGGCGTCATCCTCAATGCCGGAATCCTGCAGTCAATGGGGCTGGCGGATTTGGATCCCGCGGGAATCCGTCGCCAGTTTGAGGTGAATGCCCTTGCCCCTTTGCTGCTGGCTAGGGCCTTGGTGGATCAAATGCCGCGCGGTGCCAAGTTGGTACTGATGACCAGCCGCATGGGGTCGATTGATGACAACAGCTCTGGAGGCTCCTACGGCTATCGGATGTCCAAGGTGGCACTCAACATGGCCGGAAAATCGTTGGCGATTGATCTGGAACCGCGGGGCATCGCCGTGGCGATTTTGCATCCTGGATTGGTGCGCACCCGCATGATCCGCTTCAATCCAAGTGGTATTTCGCCTGAGCAGGCGGTGACGGGTTTGTTGGCTCGAATCGATGGCTTGACCATGGCCACCAGCGGCAGCTTCTGGCATGCCAACGGTGCGTTGTTGCCGTGGTGA